Proteins from a single region of Thermococcus sp. CX2:
- the tdh gene encoding L-threonine 3-dehydrogenase codes for MEGKMPAIVKTKPAYGAELVEVDIPKPGPGEVLIKVLATSICGTDLHIYEWNEWAQSRIKTPQIMGHEVAGEVVEVGPGVDTIQVGDYISAETHIVCGKCYACKHNRYHVCQNTKIFGVDMDGVFAEYAIVPAQNAWKNPKDMPPEYASLQEPLGNAVDTVLAGPIAGRSTFITGAGPLGLLGIAVAKAAGAYPVIVSEPSEFRRKLAKKVGADYVVNPFEEDPVKFVMDITDGAGVEVFLEFSGAPKALEQGLQAVTPGGRVSLLGLFPREVTFDVNNLVIFKALEVHGITGRHLWETWYTVSSLIQSGKLNLDPIITHKYKGFDKFEEAFELMRAGKTGKVVFFPHKK; via the coding sequence ATGGAAGGCAAGATGCCAGCCATCGTGAAAACGAAGCCCGCTTACGGTGCGGAGCTTGTTGAAGTTGATATCCCCAAACCCGGTCCCGGAGAGGTTCTCATCAAGGTTCTCGCTACGAGCATCTGTGGAACCGATTTGCACATATACGAGTGGAACGAGTGGGCCCAGAGCAGAATCAAAACTCCCCAGATTATGGGGCACGAGGTCGCTGGAGAGGTCGTAGAGGTTGGCCCCGGCGTCGATACAATCCAGGTTGGAGATTACATTTCAGCTGAGACCCACATCGTCTGTGGAAAATGTTACGCCTGCAAGCATAACCGCTACCACGTCTGCCAGAACACCAAGATATTCGGCGTCGACATGGACGGTGTCTTCGCTGAATACGCCATAGTTCCAGCCCAGAACGCCTGGAAGAACCCGAAGGACATGCCGCCCGAGTATGCAAGCCTTCAGGAGCCCCTTGGAAACGCGGTCGATACAGTTTTAGCCGGCCCGATAGCCGGGAGAAGCACCTTCATAACCGGAGCCGGTCCGCTCGGCCTGCTTGGAATCGCCGTTGCAAAAGCTGCTGGCGCTTATCCAGTCATCGTTAGTGAGCCGAGCGAGTTCAGGAGAAAACTAGCGAAAAAGGTCGGCGCCGACTATGTCGTCAACCCATTCGAGGAGGATCCAGTTAAGTTCGTAATGGACATAACTGATGGAGCCGGTGTTGAGGTGTTCTTAGAGTTCAGCGGGGCACCAAAGGCCTTGGAGCAGGGACTCCAGGCGGTAACCCCAGGAGGAAGGGTTTCGCTGCTCGGCCTCTTCCCGAGGGAGGTCACCTTCGACGTCAACAACCTCGTAATCTTCAAGGCCCTCGAAGTTCACGGCATAACCGGAAGACACCTCTGGGAGACCTGGTATACCGTCTCAAGCCTCATCCAGAGCGGCAAGCTCAACCTCGACCCGATAATCACCCACAAGTACAAGGGCTTCGACAAGTTCGAGGAAGCCTTCGAGCTCATGCGCGCGGGCAAGACTGGAAAAGTCGTCTTCTTCCCCCACAAGAAGTGA
- a CDS encoding MinD/ParA family protein has product MALIVVTGRGGAGKTTTTANLSTFLAMREYRVLAVDGDLYLPNLGFHFALDTVKYTLHSLLKNPDIDPEWAIYKHPQTGVHVMPGSTQLQDVLGISPKRLVEILDKVKYKFGVVFVDSPTGIPFDTLPTFELANYQLIVVEIERSPIYSFETMVKNEIEKLKALGERYKLNIGVILNKVRESEDVVDAIIDAVESDLGVPVLGWIPFDNNVPESINVGIPILKYMPRSDAALAFREVGEILEEWIFG; this is encoded by the coding sequence ATGGCGTTGATCGTCGTGACTGGACGCGGGGGTGCAGGAAAAACCACCACTACCGCAAATCTCAGCACTTTCCTGGCTATGAGAGAGTACCGCGTTCTGGCAGTTGATGGTGACCTCTATCTGCCGAATCTTGGTTTTCACTTTGCACTCGATACCGTAAAGTATACACTTCACTCACTCCTCAAAAACCCCGATATCGATCCAGAATGGGCCATATACAAACACCCCCAAACGGGAGTCCACGTGATGCCGGGAAGCACACAGCTCCAAGATGTCCTTGGTATTTCTCCGAAAAGATTGGTGGAGATTCTCGATAAAGTCAAGTACAAGTTCGGTGTCGTCTTTGTAGACTCACCTACGGGCATTCCATTCGACACGCTTCCCACCTTTGAGCTGGCCAACTACCAGCTTATAGTGGTTGAGATAGAGCGTTCTCCAATTTACTCCTTTGAGACGATGGTGAAGAACGAGATAGAGAAGCTGAAGGCCCTGGGTGAGAGGTACAAACTCAACATTGGCGTGATACTGAACAAGGTGAGGGAGTCTGAGGATGTGGTTGATGCGATAATAGATGCCGTTGAAAGTGACCTTGGTGTTCCTGTTCTGGGGTGGATACCCTTTGATAACAACGTCCCCGAGTCAATTAACGTTGGTATTCCAATCCTTAAGTACATGCCCCGGAGTGATGCTGCCCTCGCGTTTCGTGAGGTGGGAGAAATTCTCGAAGAGTGGATATTCGGCTGA
- the truA gene encoding tRNA pseudouridine(38-40) synthase TruA has product MRLALRIAYDGTAFYGFQRQPDLRTVEGELIRVLTKLGIIDDAESSNFKGASRTDRGVSAFFNVVSFDTENSRLARPEILNHHLRDVWVLGVAEVPEDFHPRFWAKSKTYRYYLVDEGFDVEAMRECAGLFVGTHNFSAFAKLEPHRDPVRELTRVEVIKRQGYYIIELEGKSFLWEMARRIVNALRFCGLGILTEREIEGMLRGEYSKKIPPARPEGLVLWRIEYEGVKFSADERGIKKAKRDLFERYSEALTRAALFGDLLLGL; this is encoded by the coding sequence ATGAGACTTGCCCTTCGCATAGCCTACGATGGAACAGCTTTTTACGGATTCCAAAGGCAACCGGACCTTAGAACCGTTGAGGGAGAACTCATCAGGGTTCTCACCAAGCTTGGAATAATCGACGATGCCGAAAGCTCCAACTTCAAGGGTGCCTCGAGAACTGACAGGGGCGTTTCGGCTTTCTTCAATGTCGTCTCTTTCGACACAGAAAATTCTCGCTTGGCAAGGCCTGAAATCCTCAATCACCATCTTAGGGACGTCTGGGTTCTTGGGGTTGCTGAGGTTCCCGAGGACTTCCACCCACGTTTCTGGGCGAAGTCCAAGACCTACAGGTACTACCTCGTCGATGAAGGCTTTGATGTAGAAGCAATGCGGGAGTGCGCGGGGCTATTCGTCGGAACCCACAATTTTTCAGCCTTTGCAAAGCTCGAACCCCACAGAGACCCAGTGAGGGAACTCACGAGGGTGGAAGTGATTAAACGCCAGGGCTACTACATCATCGAGCTTGAAGGGAAAAGCTTCCTCTGGGAAATGGCCAGGAGGATAGTCAATGCACTCCGATTTTGCGGACTGGGTATCCTGACGGAGAGGGAAATCGAGGGCATGCTCAGGGGGGAGTACTCCAAGAAGATACCGCCAGCGAGGCCAGAGGGCCTCGTGCTCTGGAGAATAGAATATGAGGGGGTTAAATTTTCCGCGGATGAAAGGGGGATTAAAAAAGCGAAACGTGACCTCTTTGAGCGCTATTCCGAGGCCCTAACAAGGGCAGCCCTATTTGGTGACCTTCTTCTTGGCCTTTGA
- a CDS encoding DEAD/DEAH box helicase, translating to MVVLRIPDGSALVHVEKADPQVYFRIYELLTYRKDFGKWEKPESLYDPYEKTFPVGVLPRVKKFLNSKGYRVRVKDEREIGGVKLNSTWNEDYIMRRYQQRAVKKALKEKMGVLSLPVGSGKTVVGLRIIHELDLSALIVVHTKELLYQWADKVHEVLGVEPGIVGDNKWEEKAVTIAMIQTLLSRGADKLQNNYAIVMFDECHRTSAAEKFYKLGLSLPQVYRFGLSATPWRRVKGEEIKIEAVVGPTIFEVRAEDLIKESFLAKPRFEIITYESTMPSFSERYKELYEDMIMNNDERNRAIIKKAVELAKKGHRVLIDVKRIEHGKILKEMLAKEGIKAEFLSSKSPNRWEILEGFKEGSIPVLVSTLLKEGVDIPEISAIILAGGGKSDIMTIQTIGRALRPKKGMKAVIVDVQDDDPLLFTHFLERQKALKQYYGKYYDREMERSKAKKKVTK from the coding sequence GTGGTTGTCCTTCGTATTCCTGACGGTTCCGCATTGGTGCACGTAGAGAAGGCAGATCCACAGGTTTACTTTAGAATATACGAGCTACTGACGTATAGAAAGGATTTCGGCAAGTGGGAGAAGCCCGAGAGCCTCTACGATCCCTACGAGAAGACTTTCCCTGTTGGTGTGCTTCCAAGGGTGAAGAAGTTCCTTAACTCCAAGGGCTACCGCGTCAGGGTAAAGGACGAGCGAGAGATTGGGGGCGTTAAGCTCAACTCGACTTGGAACGAGGACTACATTATGAGACGGTATCAGCAGAGAGCCGTTAAAAAGGCTTTGAAGGAGAAAATGGGTGTTCTTTCACTTCCAGTTGGTAGCGGAAAGACTGTAGTTGGGCTGAGGATAATCCACGAGCTTGACCTTTCGGCTCTCATTGTCGTTCACACCAAAGAGCTCCTCTATCAGTGGGCGGATAAGGTGCACGAGGTTCTCGGTGTCGAGCCGGGAATTGTTGGAGACAACAAGTGGGAAGAAAAAGCCGTAACCATAGCGATGATCCAGACACTCCTCTCAAGAGGCGCTGATAAGCTCCAGAACAACTACGCAATAGTCATGTTCGATGAGTGCCACAGAACCTCTGCAGCTGAGAAGTTTTACAAGCTGGGTCTCTCTCTACCCCAGGTCTACCGTTTTGGACTCTCTGCTACTCCCTGGAGGCGCGTTAAAGGGGAAGAAATCAAGATCGAGGCAGTTGTTGGTCCAACGATATTTGAGGTTCGTGCTGAGGATCTCATCAAGGAAAGCTTTCTGGCAAAACCGCGCTTCGAGATAATAACCTATGAGTCGACCATGCCTTCATTCAGTGAGCGCTATAAGGAGCTCTACGAGGATATGATAATGAACAACGACGAGAGGAACAGGGCAATAATCAAGAAGGCTGTGGAGCTGGCCAAGAAGGGCCACAGAGTCCTCATAGACGTTAAAAGGATAGAGCACGGTAAGATACTAAAGGAGATGCTCGCGAAGGAGGGCATAAAAGCGGAATTCCTCAGTTCCAAGAGTCCCAACCGCTGGGAGATTCTCGAGGGCTTCAAGGAAGGTAGCATACCTGTCCTCGTGTCAACCCTGCTGAAAGAGGGTGTCGACATACCTGAAATCTCGGCGATAATTCTTGCTGGAGGCGGGAAGAGCGACATCATGACCATCCAAACCATAGGCAGAGCTCTTAGACCGAAAAAGGGTATGAAAGCCGTCATTGTGGACGTTCAGGACGACGATCCCCTGCTCTTTACGCACTTCCTTGAGCGGCAGAAGGCCCTCAAGCAGTACTACGGCAAGTACTATGACAGGGAAATGGAGAGATCAAAGGCCAAGAAGAAGGTCACCAAATAG
- the pheT gene encoding phenylalanine--tRNA ligase subunit beta, producing the protein MPKFDVSKTDLERLVGKTFSVQEWEDLFLYAKCELDDVWEENGQIYFKADSKDTNRPDLWSAEGIARQIRWALGFQKGLPRYEVAKSDVTVYVDEKLKDIRPYGVYAIVEGLSLDEEALKQMINLQEKVALTFGRRRREVAIGIFDFDKVKPPIYYRAAEKTEKFIPLGFDEELTLEEILEKHEKGKEYGHLIKDKPYYPLLVDSEGNVLSMPPIINSELTGRVTTETKNVFVDVTGWDLKKIMLALNVVVTALAERGGKIKSVKVVYKDFEIETPDLTPKTFEVELDYIKRLAGIELSDVEIKDLLERMFYEVELVDGKAKLKYPAFRDDIMHARDVLEDVLIAYGYNEIEPEEPKLAVQGRGDKFVGFEDAVRELMIGFGLQEVMTFNLTNKEAQFAKMNIPEEDIVEIENPISLKWSALRKWLIPSLLEFLSQNTHEEYPQKIFEVGKATLIDESRETKTISESKLAVAIAHPRVTFTEVKEILESVIYHLGFEYELKETEHGSFIPGRVGKIIVNGQEIGIIGEIHPQVLENWGIEMPVAAFEIFLRPLYSEPYF; encoded by the coding sequence GTGCCGAAGTTCGACGTTTCAAAGACTGATTTGGAAAGGCTCGTTGGGAAGACCTTCAGCGTACAGGAGTGGGAAGACCTCTTCCTCTACGCGAAATGTGAGCTCGACGACGTCTGGGAGGAGAACGGTCAAATCTACTTCAAGGCGGACTCGAAGGACACCAACAGGCCAGACCTCTGGAGCGCCGAGGGTATAGCAAGGCAGATACGCTGGGCGCTCGGATTCCAGAAAGGCCTCCCGAGGTATGAAGTTGCGAAGAGCGACGTCACTGTTTACGTTGACGAGAAGCTCAAAGATATCAGGCCCTACGGTGTCTATGCCATCGTTGAGGGTCTCAGCCTCGACGAAGAGGCTCTCAAGCAGATGATCAACCTCCAGGAAAAAGTCGCTTTAACCTTCGGAAGGCGCAGAAGGGAGGTTGCCATAGGCATCTTCGACTTCGACAAGGTGAAGCCACCTATCTATTATCGTGCGGCGGAGAAAACAGAGAAGTTCATTCCCCTTGGCTTCGACGAGGAGCTCACTCTGGAGGAAATCCTCGAAAAGCACGAGAAGGGTAAGGAGTACGGCCACCTCATAAAGGACAAACCATACTATCCGCTCCTCGTTGACAGCGAGGGCAACGTTCTTTCCATGCCACCGATTATCAACTCCGAGCTCACCGGAAGGGTAACCACCGAGACCAAGAATGTCTTTGTTGACGTCACTGGCTGGGACCTGAAAAAGATAATGCTCGCCCTCAATGTAGTCGTTACTGCCTTAGCCGAGCGCGGCGGCAAGATAAAGAGCGTCAAGGTAGTTTACAAGGACTTCGAGATCGAAACCCCAGATCTAACCCCCAAGACCTTTGAAGTCGAGCTCGACTATATCAAAAGGCTAGCCGGGATAGAGCTGAGCGATGTTGAAATCAAAGACCTCCTCGAGAGGATGTTTTACGAGGTCGAGCTGGTCGATGGCAAGGCAAAGCTCAAGTATCCGGCCTTCCGCGACGACATAATGCACGCCCGCGATGTGCTCGAGGACGTCCTCATAGCCTACGGCTACAACGAGATCGAACCCGAGGAGCCCAAGTTAGCCGTTCAGGGCAGGGGAGACAAATTCGTGGGGTTTGAGGATGCTGTAAGGGAGCTGATGATCGGCTTCGGCTTGCAGGAAGTCATGACCTTCAACCTGACGAACAAGGAGGCCCAGTTCGCCAAGATGAACATTCCGGAGGAGGACATCGTCGAAATAGAGAACCCGATAAGCCTAAAGTGGTCGGCCCTGAGGAAGTGGCTCATACCTTCCCTTCTTGAGTTCCTGAGCCAGAACACCCACGAGGAGTACCCGCAGAAAATCTTTGAGGTCGGGAAGGCCACGCTGATAGACGAGAGCAGGGAGACGAAGACGATAAGCGAGAGCAAGCTCGCCGTTGCCATCGCCCACCCACGCGTCACATTCACTGAGGTCAAAGAGATACTCGAGAGCGTTATCTACCATTTAGGCTTTGAGTACGAACTAAAGGAAACTGAACACGGCTCGTTCATCCCTGGAAGGGTTGGCAAGATAATAGTGAACGGTCAGGAAATCGGTATAATCGGAGAAATCCATCCGCAGGTGCTCGAAAACTGGGGAATAGAAATGCCAGTGGCGGCCTTTGAGATTTTTCTCAGACCGCTCTATTCAGAACCGTATTTCTGA
- the gatE gene encoding Glu-tRNA(Gln) amidotransferase subunit GatE, with the protein MAYDYEKLGLKVGLEIHRQLDTKKLFSPVPSELSDEVEFTFQRRLRPTISELGEIDPAALEEFKKGRTYIYEGSYELADLVYIDEEPPHMPDEEALRVALQIGYLLNATPVDEVHFMRKIVIDGSNVSGFQRTAIIAMNGKVETPWGTVGIPTVCLEEDACRIVERREKEVIYRLDRLGIPLVEISTTPDIHHPEQAKVVAKFIGDALRATRKVKRGLGTIRQDLNVSIKGGARVEIKGVQELDMIPLIIEREIERQLKLLEIRDELRKRGVKPEDIREEFYDVTEIFENTPSKIIARTIKTGGKVLAIKLPKFRGLIGKEIQPGRRLGTEMADRAKKYVRGIFHIDELPNYGITELEVNAVIEKLGLGEEDAFVLVAAEEETAKNALREVIQRAREAIEGVPEETRRALPDGNTQYMRPLPGKARMYPETDIPPILITKEMKEEILANLPELPQERVERYVKEYKIDKSLAETLVNDERDELFEELIEMGVKPSLAASTLVVVLKGLKKEAPIENITDEHIKEAFELYLAGKIAKEAFEDIFKELALNPEKTAKQVAEEKGLTLLSEEEVERIIDEIVQQNIEVIKAKGMGAMGMLMGRAMAKLRGRADGKLVSALVRKKIQELS; encoded by the coding sequence ATGGCGTACGATTACGAAAAGCTTGGGCTTAAGGTGGGTCTTGAGATTCACAGGCAGCTCGACACCAAGAAATTATTCTCACCCGTTCCGAGCGAGCTGAGCGACGAGGTGGAGTTCACCTTCCAGAGAAGGCTAAGGCCAACCATAAGCGAGCTCGGCGAGATTGATCCAGCCGCACTGGAGGAGTTCAAGAAGGGAAGAACCTACATCTACGAGGGCAGTTACGAGCTCGCTGACCTCGTGTACATAGACGAAGAGCCGCCGCACATGCCGGACGAAGAGGCCCTCCGCGTAGCGCTCCAGATAGGCTACCTCCTCAACGCCACCCCCGTTGACGAGGTCCACTTCATGCGTAAAATCGTCATAGACGGCTCCAACGTCTCGGGCTTCCAGAGGACAGCGATAATAGCCATGAACGGAAAGGTGGAAACGCCGTGGGGAACGGTCGGCATCCCAACCGTCTGCCTTGAGGAGGACGCGTGCAGGATAGTTGAGAGGAGGGAGAAGGAGGTAATCTACCGCCTCGACAGGCTTGGAATCCCCCTCGTCGAGATTTCAACGACGCCAGACATCCACCACCCGGAGCAGGCCAAGGTTGTAGCCAAGTTCATAGGCGACGCGCTGAGGGCAACCAGGAAGGTCAAGCGCGGCCTCGGAACCATCAGGCAGGACCTCAACGTTTCGATAAAGGGTGGTGCTAGGGTAGAGATCAAGGGCGTCCAAGAGCTTGATATGATACCACTCATTATCGAGAGGGAAATCGAAAGGCAGCTCAAGCTTTTGGAGATAAGGGACGAGCTGAGGAAGCGCGGGGTTAAGCCGGAGGACATAAGGGAGGAGTTCTACGACGTCACGGAAATATTCGAAAACACCCCGTCAAAGATAATCGCGAGGACGATTAAGACGGGCGGAAAGGTTCTGGCGATAAAGCTCCCCAAGTTCCGTGGGCTCATCGGGAAGGAGATACAGCCCGGCAGAAGGCTCGGAACGGAGATGGCCGACAGGGCCAAGAAGTACGTTAGGGGCATCTTCCACATCGACGAATTGCCGAATTATGGAATTACAGAATTAGAGGTTAATGCAGTTATCGAAAAACTTGGCCTCGGCGAGGAGGACGCGTTTGTCCTCGTTGCTGCCGAAGAGGAGACCGCAAAGAACGCCCTCAGAGAAGTAATTCAGCGTGCGAGGGAGGCTATAGAAGGAGTTCCCGAGGAAACGAGAAGGGCTCTGCCAGACGGGAACACCCAGTACATGCGCCCGCTCCCAGGAAAGGCAAGGATGTACCCCGAGACGGACATCCCGCCGATACTCATAACGAAGGAAATGAAGGAGGAGATACTTGCCAACCTCCCAGAGCTCCCACAGGAGAGAGTTGAGCGCTACGTGAAGGAGTACAAGATAGACAAGAGTTTAGCTGAGACCCTGGTAAATGACGAGCGCGACGAGCTCTTCGAGGAGCTTATAGAGATGGGCGTCAAGCCCTCTTTGGCGGCTTCGACGCTTGTTGTCGTCCTGAAGGGCCTCAAGAAGGAGGCCCCAATAGAGAACATCACCGACGAGCACATAAAGGAGGCCTTCGAGCTTTACCTCGCTGGAAAGATAGCCAAAGAAGCCTTTGAGGATATATTCAAAGAGCTCGCCCTCAATCCAGAGAAGACTGCAAAACAAGTGGCTGAAGAGAAGGGCCTAACGCTGCTCAGCGAGGAAGAGGTCGAGAGGATTATTGACGAGATAGTCCAGCAGAACATCGAGGTAATCAAGGCCAAGGGTATGGGCGCGATGGGAATGCTGATGGGCAGAGCCATGGCAAAGCTCCGCGGCAGGGCAGATGGAAAGCTCGTCAGCGCTCTGGTCAGGAAGAAGATTCAGGAGCTCAGTTAA
- the hmgA gene encoding hydroxymethylglutaryl-CoA reductase (NADPH): protein MNVEELVDKVARGEIKLHQVEKYTDGDKRLATEIRRKALEKKLGISLENIGHYSIDPNQVIGRNIENMIGVVQIPMGVAGPLKINGEYAKGEFYIPLATTEGALVASVNRGCSALTEAGGVKTTIVGDKMTRAPLLKCPDARRAREVAEWVKANLDYLQEKAVSKVTRHGKLRDVKPFIVGNNLYLRFEFETGDAMGMNMVTISSEEIMKVIEEEFPDVRYLALSGNLCVDKKPNAMNFINGRGKTVIAEAIIPREIVEKKLKTTPELIAEVNYRKNLVGSAQAGSYGFNAHFANIVGAIFLATGQDEAQITEGAHGITLAEVTPEGDLYISITMPSLEIGTVGGGTRVPTQREALSIMGVAGGGDPPGTNAKKFAEIIAGAVLAGELSLLAAIAAKHLAKAHKELGR from the coding sequence ATGAACGTGGAAGAGCTCGTGGATAAGGTAGCCAGGGGAGAAATAAAGCTCCACCAGGTTGAGAAGTACACGGACGGCGACAAAAGGCTCGCCACTGAAATAAGAAGGAAGGCCCTCGAAAAGAAGCTTGGAATAAGCCTCGAGAACATAGGACACTACTCCATTGACCCGAACCAGGTCATTGGAAGGAACATCGAAAACATGATAGGAGTTGTCCAGATTCCGATGGGAGTCGCGGGGCCGTTAAAGATCAACGGAGAGTACGCCAAGGGAGAGTTCTACATCCCGCTCGCGACGACGGAAGGGGCACTGGTTGCCTCCGTGAACAGGGGCTGCTCTGCCTTGACGGAAGCTGGGGGAGTTAAGACGACCATCGTAGGGGATAAAATGACCCGCGCGCCGCTCCTCAAGTGCCCCGACGCGAGAAGGGCTAGAGAAGTTGCTGAGTGGGTTAAGGCTAACCTCGACTATCTCCAGGAGAAGGCAGTCTCAAAGGTAACAAGGCACGGAAAGCTCCGGGATGTTAAGCCCTTCATAGTGGGCAACAACCTCTACCTCCGCTTCGAGTTTGAGACGGGCGATGCCATGGGCATGAACATGGTGACCATATCGAGCGAGGAAATAATGAAGGTCATTGAGGAGGAGTTCCCCGACGTTAGGTACCTAGCCCTATCCGGTAACCTCTGCGTTGATAAAAAGCCCAACGCCATGAACTTCATCAATGGCCGTGGAAAGACGGTCATAGCCGAGGCAATAATCCCGCGCGAGATAGTCGAGAAGAAGCTCAAAACCACCCCCGAGCTTATCGCTGAGGTCAACTACCGCAAGAACCTCGTAGGCTCTGCCCAGGCCGGCTCCTACGGCTTCAACGCTCACTTTGCCAACATCGTTGGAGCCATATTCCTCGCCACTGGTCAGGACGAGGCGCAGATTACGGAAGGAGCCCACGGCATAACTCTTGCAGAGGTTACACCAGAAGGCGACCTCTACATCAGCATAACAATGCCGAGCCTCGAGATAGGAACCGTCGGCGGAGGAACGAGGGTTCCAACTCAGAGGGAAGCGCTCAGCATAATGGGCGTCGCCGGCGGTGGAGATCCACCGGGGACGAACGCCAAGAAGTTCGCGGAGATAATAGCTGGTGCAGTTCTCGCGGGCGAGCTCTCCTTGTTAGCGGCAATAGCGGCGAAGCACCTCGCCAAGGCTCACAAGGAGCTTGGTCGTTGA
- a CDS encoding phenylalanine--tRNA ligase subunit alpha, protein MDLSYQEKLTLIKLNDLKRAKFEELVEKTGLDQVAVMRAVLWLQSKGLARLHERSERVVKLTETGKRYAQIGLPEWRALSVLREKGKITLDDLRDVLSEDELKPIVGLLRREGWASVRKEEGKLILEITEKGLKAGERPIDRALKLLAKRKALPVSEIEGLVKVNELKRRKIAEEDTVTEREVEITPEGEDVVKAGVELKEEVSTLTPELIKSGKWREVEFKRFNISAPVRRVYPGKKQPYRAFLDKIRRRLIEMGFIEMTVDSLIETQFWNFDALFQPQNHPAREWTDTYQLKYPKSGYLPNEELVERVKTAHERGIAGSRGWGYVWSPERAMLLMPRAHGTALSGRQLAKGVEIPGKYFTIQRVFRPDVLDRTHLIEFNQVDGFVVGEDLNFRHLLGILKRFAVEIAGAKKVKFLPDYYPFTEPSVQMSAYHPELGWVEFGGAGIFREEMTKALGIDVPVIAWGIGIDRLAMFKLGIDDIRYLFSYDLRWLREARLVW, encoded by the coding sequence ATGGATCTGAGCTACCAGGAAAAGCTGACGCTCATAAAGCTTAACGATTTAAAGCGCGCCAAGTTCGAAGAACTCGTTGAGAAGACGGGTCTTGATCAAGTGGCTGTGATGAGAGCCGTTCTCTGGCTCCAGAGCAAGGGGCTGGCCAGGCTCCACGAGAGGAGCGAGAGAGTAGTAAAGCTAACCGAGACGGGTAAAAGGTACGCCCAAATAGGATTACCGGAGTGGAGAGCCCTGAGCGTTTTGAGGGAGAAAGGAAAAATCACGCTCGACGACCTTAGGGATGTCCTCAGCGAGGATGAGCTCAAGCCGATAGTTGGCCTTCTCAGGAGAGAAGGCTGGGCAAGCGTCAGGAAGGAAGAAGGAAAGCTCATCCTTGAGATAACGGAGAAGGGCCTCAAAGCCGGGGAGAGACCGATAGACAGGGCCCTCAAACTGCTCGCCAAGAGGAAAGCCCTTCCGGTTAGTGAAATCGAGGGGCTCGTTAAGGTGAACGAACTCAAGAGGAGGAAGATAGCGGAAGAAGACACCGTCACAGAGCGCGAGGTTGAGATAACACCAGAGGGAGAGGATGTGGTCAAAGCAGGTGTTGAGCTCAAGGAGGAAGTTTCTACCCTCACACCCGAGCTGATAAAGTCCGGCAAGTGGAGGGAAGTTGAGTTCAAGCGCTTCAACATCTCCGCACCCGTTAGAAGGGTTTATCCGGGCAAAAAACAGCCCTACAGGGCGTTCCTCGACAAGATAAGGAGAAGGCTCATCGAGATGGGCTTCATCGAGATGACCGTTGACAGCCTCATCGAGACTCAGTTTTGGAACTTCGACGCCCTCTTCCAGCCCCAGAACCACCCCGCGAGGGAATGGACAGACACTTACCAGCTCAAATACCCAAAGAGCGGCTACCTACCCAATGAAGAACTCGTCGAGAGGGTTAAGACCGCCCACGAGAGAGGCATAGCTGGCTCACGCGGCTGGGGCTACGTCTGGAGTCCGGAGAGGGCCATGCTGCTGATGCCAAGAGCCCACGGTACCGCCCTGAGCGGCAGGCAGCTTGCTAAAGGTGTCGAGATTCCAGGTAAATACTTCACGATACAGCGCGTTTTCAGGCCTGACGTCCTTGACAGAACCCACCTCATAGAGTTCAACCAGGTAGACGGTTTTGTGGTTGGCGAAGATCTCAACTTCAGGCATCTCTTAGGTATACTCAAGCGCTTCGCCGTTGAAATTGCCGGAGCAAAGAAAGTCAAGTTCCTGCCTGACTACTACCCGTTCACCGAGCCGAGCGTTCAGATGAGTGCCTACCATCCAGAACTCGGTTGGGTTGAGTTCGGAGGAGCAGGAATATTCCGTGAGGAGATGACCAAGGCTCTGGGTATAGATGTCCCTGTCATAGCCTGGGGAATTGGAATAGACAGGCTGGCCATGTTCAAGCTCGGAATTGATGACATCCGCTACCTCTTCAGCTACGACCTGAGGTGGCTCAGAGAGGCGAGGCTGGTATGGTGA